One window of the Janthinobacterium sp. PAMC25594 genome contains the following:
- a CDS encoding anion permease has protein sequence MYKTVRDMFLHFKEAVPFRLVPALICTALLVSMLLLPAPDGLTPKAWGLVAIFLTTILAIILKVMPIGVMAMMAIVIVSLSQVTSTSSKGAITDALSSFSNPLIWLIVVAILISRGLKKTGLGSRIGLLFISLLGKRTMGIGYGLAICELVLAPFTPSNTARGGGIVHPVMKSIANAFDSDPAKGTEGKVGTYLALVNYHANPITSAMFLTATAPNPLVVDFVAKASGQSFHLTWTTWALCMLLPGLVCLLVMPLIIYWLSPPELKATPDAVTYAKAELKSMGPLSPSEKVMLGTFALLLLLWANVPAMLFGPAFSLDATVVAFIGLFVLIITGTIDWDDVLSEKSAWDTLVWFGALVMMAEQLNKTGVIAWFSAGMKAAIVASGMDWLPIAGVLVLVFVFSHYFFASTTAHISAMLLAFLTVGLHLIPAEYHVPFMLMMTAGSAIMMTLTHYATGTSPIIFGSGFVTMGNWWRVGFIMCVVELLIFAVVGTTWWKVLGYW, from the coding sequence ATGTATAAAACAGTGCGCGACATGTTCCTGCATTTCAAAGAAGCCGTCCCATTCCGCCTCGTCCCCGCCCTGATCTGCACGGCCTTGCTGGTGAGCATGCTATTGCTGCCGGCGCCCGATGGCTTGACGCCCAAGGCCTGGGGCCTGGTGGCGATCTTCCTCACCACGATTCTGGCGATCATATTAAAAGTCATGCCGATCGGCGTGATGGCCATGATGGCCATCGTTATCGTGTCATTGTCGCAAGTGACGTCGACCTCGTCCAAGGGCGCCATCACGGATGCGCTCAGCAGTTTTTCGAATCCCCTGATCTGGCTGATCGTCGTGGCGATTCTGATCTCGCGCGGCCTGAAAAAGACGGGGCTGGGCAGCCGCATCGGCCTGCTGTTCATCTCGCTGCTGGGCAAGCGCACCATGGGCATCGGCTATGGCCTGGCGATTTGCGAACTGGTGCTGGCGCCATTTACGCCCAGTAACACGGCGCGCGGCGGCGGCATCGTCCATCCCGTCATGAAATCGATCGCCAACGCCTTCGATTCGGATCCTGCCAAGGGCACGGAAGGGAAAGTGGGCACGTATCTGGCCCTCGTCAACTACCACGCCAACCCGATCACGTCGGCCATGTTCCTCACAGCCACGGCGCCGAACCCGCTGGTGGTCGATTTCGTCGCCAAGGCCAGCGGCCAGAGTTTCCACCTGACGTGGACCACCTGGGCCCTGTGCATGCTGCTGCCGGGCCTGGTCTGCCTGCTGGTGATGCCGCTGATTATCTATTGGCTGTCGCCGCCGGAACTGAAAGCCACGCCGGACGCCGTCACCTACGCCAAGGCGGAACTGAAAAGCATGGGCCCGCTGTCGCCGTCGGAAAAAGTCATGCTGGGTACCTTCGCCTTGTTGCTGTTGCTGTGGGCGAATGTGCCCGCCATGCTGTTCGGCCCCGCGTTTTCGCTCGATGCGACGGTGGTCGCCTTCATCGGCTTGTTTGTGCTGATCATTACCGGCACCATCGACTGGGACGACGTGCTGTCGGAAAAGAGTGCCTGGGACACTTTGGTGTGGTTCGGCGCGCTCGTCATGATGGCCGAGCAGTTGAACAAGACGGGCGTGATCGCCTGGTTCTCGGCCGGCATGAAGGCGGCCATCGTCGCCAGCGGCATGGACTGGCTGCCGATCGCCGGCGTCCTGGTGCTCGTGTTCGTCTTCTCGCATTACTTCTTTGCCAGTACGACGGCCCACATCAGCGCCATGCTGCTGGCCTTCCTGACGGTGGGCCTGCACCTGATCCCGGCCGAATACCACGTACCGTTCATGCTGATGATGACGGCCGGCTCGGCCATCATGATGACCCTGACCCATTACGCCACGGGCACCTCGCCCATCATCTTCGGCAGCGGCTTCGTGACGATGGGCAACTGGTGGCGTGTCGGTTTCATCATGTGCGTGGTGGAACTGCTGATCTTTGCCGTCGTCGGCACGACGTGGTGGAAGGTGCTTGGTTACTGGTAA
- a CDS encoding EAL domain-containing protein, producing the protein MNTALPPQALVLVVDDDTMTRFLVTEALEPEGFRIEEAASGLEALAAFQRGVPDLVLLDVAMPGMSGFECCAQLRRLPGGAHVPIVVLTGNDDDDSIKQALEAGASDFISKPMQWRLLAHRLRYLLRASSALTELSRIQESLNHAQALARLGNWEYRGTGGDGYWSPELLRILGLDAASGATSFDRLLQCLPEDQRPLLLDAFMELHASGTSYGLEHGVLQPDGGECIVFHQAEAVREGGEVLLMRGTVQDITERKRQEWRIEYLANHDALTDLPNRQLLNDRIGQAIAQARRTHLHLATLMLDLDRFKFVNDSYGHPVGDALLQEVARRLKLAVREGDTVARQGGDEFVILLTDLPDSDTAEDIAKKVLAVFAEPFLLGEHTLHVSTSIGASVFPSDGDSADILLKTADAALYSAKDKGRNAYQFYNHKMGVLVEERAEIEHALHQALALGELELHYQPKVDLTSGKIYGMEALLRWRRPGIGLVPPDRFIPLAEETGMIVPIGEWVLRTACAQLGVWHAYGFAHLTMAVNVSARQFRQVDMPQLVRAVLAESGVPSHCLELELTESVLMQNRDLVVRALEQLKEIGITLALDDFGTGYSSLSYLKQFPIDVVKIDQSFIRDVTDSVDGASLTRSIIAMAKSLHLTTVAEGVETEGQLGFLNTNRCDAMQGYYFSRPLPGAEMDLMLHAGTHLPPESCHAVAPQRVLLLVDDEEHILSALRRSLRKEGYQILSTTNAQEALELVASHAVGVILTDARMPGMSGNELLRRIKGVYPEIVRVMLSGYPELHSVTAAINEGSVYKFITKPWDETLLKDHLLEAFQRFESGVQRPPRGPHGIEISNRAA; encoded by the coding sequence ATGAATACCGCACTCCCCCCGCAAGCACTGGTCCTGGTGGTCGATGACGACACCATGACGCGCTTCCTGGTGACGGAAGCGCTGGAGCCGGAAGGCTTCCGCATCGAGGAAGCGGCCAGCGGCCTGGAAGCGCTAGCCGCCTTCCAGCGCGGCGTGCCCGACCTGGTCCTGCTCGACGTCGCCATGCCCGGCATGAGCGGCTTCGAATGCTGCGCCCAGCTGCGCCGGCTGCCCGGCGGCGCGCACGTGCCCATCGTCGTGCTGACCGGCAACGATGACGATGATTCGATCAAGCAGGCGCTGGAAGCGGGCGCCAGCGATTTTATCTCCAAGCCGATGCAATGGCGGCTGCTGGCGCACCGGCTGCGCTACCTGCTGCGGGCCAGCAGCGCGCTGACCGAATTGAGCCGCATCCAGGAAAGCCTCAACCACGCGCAGGCGCTGGCCCGCCTGGGCAACTGGGAATACCGGGGCACCGGCGGCGATGGTTACTGGTCGCCGGAACTGTTGCGCATCCTGGGCCTCGATGCCGCTTCCGGCGCCACCAGCTTCGACCGTTTGCTGCAATGCCTGCCCGAAGACCAGCGGCCCCTGCTGCTCGATGCCTTCATGGAACTGCATGCCAGCGGCACCAGCTACGGCCTGGAACACGGGGTGCTGCAGCCGGACGGCGGCGAGTGCATCGTCTTTCACCAGGCCGAGGCCGTGCGTGAAGGTGGCGAAGTGCTGCTGATGCGCGGTACCGTGCAGGACATCACGGAACGCAAGCGGCAGGAATGGCGCATCGAGTACCTGGCCAACCACGATGCGCTGACGGATCTGCCCAACCGCCAGTTGCTGAACGACCGCATCGGCCAGGCCATCGCCCAAGCCCGCCGCACCCACCTGCACCTGGCCACCCTGATGCTGGACCTCGACCGTTTCAAGTTCGTCAACGACAGCTATGGCCACCCGGTGGGCGATGCGCTGCTGCAGGAAGTGGCCCGCCGCCTGAAGCTGGCCGTGCGCGAAGGCGACACCGTGGCCCGCCAGGGCGGCGACGAATTCGTCATCCTGCTGACGGACTTGCCCGATAGCGACACGGCCGAGGACATCGCCAAGAAGGTGCTGGCGGTGTTCGCCGAGCCCTTTTTGCTGGGCGAGCATACCTTGCACGTCAGCACCAGCATCGGCGCCAGCGTGTTTCCCTCCGACGGCGACAGCGCCGACATTCTGTTGAAGACGGCCGATGCGGCCCTTTACAGCGCCAAGGACAAGGGCCGCAACGCTTACCAGTTCTACAACCACAAGATGGGCGTGCTGGTGGAAGAGCGGGCCGAGATCGAGCACGCGCTGCACCAGGCGCTGGCGCTGGGCGAGCTGGAATTGCATTATCAGCCCAAGGTCGATCTCACCAGCGGCAAGATTTATGGCATGGAAGCGCTGCTGCGCTGGCGCCGGCCCGGCATCGGCCTGGTGCCGCCGGACCGCTTCATCCCCCTGGCCGAGGAAACGGGCATGATCGTGCCCATCGGCGAATGGGTGCTGCGCACGGCCTGCGCGCAGCTGGGCGTCTGGCATGCCTACGGCTTTGCGCACCTGACGATGGCCGTCAACGTCTCGGCGCGCCAGTTCCGCCAGGTCGACATGCCGCAACTGGTGCGCGCAGTGCTGGCGGAAAGCGGCGTGCCGTCCCACTGCCTGGAACTGGAACTGACGGAAAGCGTGCTGATGCAAAACCGCGACCTGGTGGTGCGGGCGCTGGAACAGTTGAAGGAAATCGGCATCACCCTGGCGCTGGACGACTTCGGCACCGGCTATTCCAGCTTGTCCTATCTCAAGCAATTCCCCATCGACGTGGTGAAGATCGATCAATCGTTCATCCGCGACGTGACCGACAGCGTGGACGGCGCTTCGCTGACCCGCTCCATCATCGCCATGGCCAAGTCGCTGCACCTGACCACGGTGGCCGAGGGCGTGGAAACGGAGGGACAATTGGGATTTCTCAATACCAACCGCTGCGACGCCATGCAAGGCTATTACTTCAGCCGCCCCCTGCCCGGCGCCGAGATGGATCTGATGTTGCATGCTGGCACCCATTTGCCGCCCGAGAGCTGCCATGCCGTGGCGCCGCAGCGCGTGCTGCTGCTGGTCGATGACGAGGAGCATATCCTGTCCGCCCTGCGCCGCTCGCTGCGCAAGGAGGGCTACCAGATACTCAGCACCACCAATGCGCAGGAAGCGCTGGAACTGGTCGCGTCCCACGCGGTGGGCGTGATCCTCACGGATGCGCGCATGCCGGGCATGTCTGGCAACGAACTCTTGCGCCGCATCAAGGGCGTCTATCCGGAGATCGTGCGCGTGATGCTGTCCGGCTATCCTGAGCTGCATTCGGTCACGGCGGCCATCAACGAAGGCTCGGTGTACAAGTTCATCACCAAGCCGTGGGACGAAACCCTGCTGAAAGACCACTTGCTGGAAGCCTTCCAGCGCTTCGAATCGGGCGTGCAACGACCGCCTCGGGGTCCCCATGGCATCGAAATCAGCAACCGTGCCGCCTAG
- a CDS encoding hybrid sensor histidine kinase/response regulator encodes MKIRTKLIISTTVLLAGVAAMAAASLLLVKGIETHVHGLTDETVPLYTDVLRLRYTVQDMTSDFFELGKAEDLAQLEQVSSKIVASIRTAESISQDLRRHGESQAPRYHSAFEREFQRMRVAVRKRLENEAYYKAQATEMRQVLAQIKAAAKGARGKIRLVDSQAQATAAEVQLESQRLNENARYLTDLRKSIHDMQIALAETEAVKNRFRIAPLRERLTAAVAHLEGTSERDISPAQLALRAKLLATARQMLDPAAGLLALRAALLAEGGASAQQQAAYAALKEDTSAALAGAHLRLAEELDPIELQLAIGRDRLAEAGRYMHTSARIEDASGEINLAVDAISIDVGEVMLATAAADVTRLGDDIALRISALHRDMATMQTLLQSIGQLGLLAETRGVNTHLDAVERSGQRLVQAKGSVLDSQTALDEVIDHVRAFEREQAAYSAQQVARITGQQQDAVSKVRDGVRHAFVLILGIALVLLLACVAITGLISASIARPLARLSYAIAHIRDGKALSVRVAQHGSDELGQLILGFNGMLEHVEQRDLALKQAKAEADAANRAKSEFLAKMSHEIRTPMNGVLGMTELLQRAELSPKQQRFVHTVHRSGESLLSIIDDILDFSKIEAGKLVLEHIPFDLRQVIDDVVALFANGIQRKAIEFTCRIAPDVPQHVRGDPVRLRQILTNLLNNATKFTERGEISVDVSRPAAGQIRLEVRDTGIGMAPEAAAAVFQPFRQADSTTSRKYGGTGLGLAIIKQLVEMMGGNIVLKSVAGQGSSFAVTVVVGEVAPGDAPPPAPPRVSLDALHVLIVDDHATNRNILLQHAIEWQMAASSAADGAEALGLLQGALRGGRPFDLAIIDMRMPVMDGAELVRAIKADAAMAALKIIMLSSLDASADLHQVTALGVEYCLTKPVRALELRHCIEAVGGFGTPAPALPAPPDTAVPATGQAPLRMLLVEDNAINQEIALAMLEDTAYQATPADNGRRALALWERYPFDVILMDCQMPEMDGFEATRRLRHMEAQQGRERTPIIALTANAILGDRELCLDAGMDDYLAKPYTRAALLAVLARWRPASSAPAAAQTPAVTAQAVQKAPAEAAAILDAAALQNLRAMRRPGRPDVLGRIIDLFYSDAPRLLVQLEVAAGASDAAALQLAAHTLKSSCANVGALGLSATCREIEQYARGSDVGGALRHIRGIQQELDRVLAALAIEKEAL; translated from the coding sequence ATGAAAATCAGGACCAAGCTGATCATCAGTACCACCGTCCTGCTGGCGGGCGTGGCGGCCATGGCGGCGGCCAGCCTGCTGCTGGTGAAAGGCATCGAAACCCATGTGCATGGATTGACCGACGAGACCGTGCCGCTGTACACGGACGTGTTGCGCCTGCGCTATACCGTGCAGGATATGACGTCGGATTTTTTCGAGCTGGGCAAGGCGGAAGACCTGGCGCAGCTGGAACAGGTATCGAGCAAGATCGTCGCCAGTATCCGGACCGCCGAGAGCATCAGCCAGGACTTGCGGCGCCACGGCGAGTCGCAAGCGCCCCGCTATCACTCGGCCTTCGAACGGGAATTCCAGCGCATGCGCGTCGCCGTGCGCAAGCGCCTGGAAAACGAGGCTTATTACAAGGCGCAGGCGACGGAGATGCGGCAAGTGCTGGCGCAGATCAAGGCCGCGGCCAAGGGCGCGCGCGGTAAGATCCGCCTGGTCGACAGCCAGGCCCAGGCCACGGCCGCCGAGGTGCAGCTGGAAAGCCAGCGCCTGAACGAGAACGCCCGCTACCTGACCGATTTACGCAAGAGCATCCACGACATGCAGATTGCGCTGGCCGAAACGGAGGCCGTGAAAAACCGTTTCCGCATCGCACCCTTGCGCGAACGGCTGACGGCGGCCGTCGCGCACCTGGAAGGCACCAGCGAGCGCGACATCAGCCCGGCCCAGCTGGCGCTGCGGGCGAAACTGCTGGCCACGGCGCGCCAGATGCTCGATCCCGCCGCCGGCCTGCTGGCCCTGCGTGCAGCTCTGCTGGCCGAGGGCGGCGCCAGCGCGCAGCAGCAAGCCGCCTATGCCGCCCTCAAGGAAGACACCAGCGCCGCCCTGGCCGGCGCCCACCTGCGCCTGGCCGAAGAGCTCGATCCCATCGAACTGCAGCTGGCCATCGGGCGCGACCGGCTGGCCGAAGCGGGCCGCTACATGCACACCTCGGCCCGCATCGAGGACGCCAGCGGCGAAATCAACCTGGCCGTCGACGCCATCAGCATCGACGTGGGCGAAGTCATGCTGGCCACGGCGGCGGCCGACGTCACGCGCCTGGGCGACGATATCGCGCTGCGCATCAGTGCCCTGCACCGCGACATGGCCACCATGCAGACCTTGCTGCAAAGCATAGGCCAGCTGGGCTTGCTGGCCGAAACGCGCGGCGTCAACACCCATCTGGACGCGGTGGAGCGTTCGGGACAGCGGCTGGTGCAAGCCAAGGGCAGCGTGCTGGACAGCCAGACGGCGCTCGACGAGGTCATCGACCACGTGCGCGCCTTCGAGCGCGAGCAGGCCGCCTATTCCGCGCAGCAGGTGGCGCGCATCACGGGCCAGCAGCAGGACGCGGTGAGCAAGGTGCGCGATGGCGTGCGGCATGCCTTCGTGCTGATCCTCGGCATCGCGCTGGTGCTGCTGCTGGCCTGCGTGGCCATCACGGGCCTGATCAGCGCGTCCATCGCCCGGCCGCTGGCGCGCCTGTCCTACGCCATCGCGCATATCCGCGACGGCAAGGCGCTGTCGGTGCGCGTGGCGCAGCACGGCAGCGATGAACTCGGGCAATTGATCCTGGGCTTTAACGGCATGCTCGAGCACGTCGAACAGCGCGACCTGGCGCTCAAGCAGGCAAAGGCCGAGGCCGACGCCGCCAACCGCGCCAAATCGGAATTCCTGGCCAAGATGAGCCACGAAATCCGCACGCCGATGAATGGCGTGCTGGGCATGACGGAGTTGCTGCAGCGCGCAGAACTGAGCCCCAAGCAGCAGCGTTTCGTGCACACGGTGCACCGTTCCGGTGAAAGCTTGCTGAGTATCATCGACGACATCCTCGACTTTTCCAAGATCGAGGCGGGCAAGCTGGTGCTCGAACATATCCCCTTCGACCTGCGCCAGGTGATCGACGATGTGGTGGCGCTGTTTGCCAACGGCATCCAGCGCAAGGCCATCGAATTTACCTGCCGCATCGCGCCCGACGTGCCGCAGCATGTGCGCGGCGACCCCGTGCGGCTGCGCCAGATCCTCACCAACCTGCTCAATAACGCCACCAAGTTCACCGAGCGGGGCGAGATTTCCGTCGATGTCAGCCGCCCCGCCGCCGGCCAGATCCGGCTGGAAGTGCGCGACACGGGCATCGGCATGGCGCCGGAAGCGGCGGCGGCCGTCTTCCAGCCCTTCCGCCAGGCCGACAGCACCACTTCGCGCAAGTACGGCGGCACGGGACTGGGACTGGCCATCATCAAGCAGCTGGTGGAGATGATGGGCGGCAACATCGTACTCAAATCCGTGGCGGGTCAGGGCTCCAGCTTCGCCGTGACCGTCGTCGTGGGCGAGGTGGCGCCCGGTGACGCGCCGCCGCCGGCGCCGCCGCGCGTGTCGCTCGATGCCTTGCACGTGCTGATCGTCGACGACCATGCCACCAACCGCAATATCCTGCTGCAGCACGCGATCGAGTGGCAGATGGCCGCGTCCAGCGCCGCCGACGGCGCCGAGGCGCTGGGCCTGCTGCAAGGCGCGCTGCGCGGCGGGCGGCCGTTCGACCTGGCCATCATCGACATGCGCATGCCCGTCATGGATGGCGCCGAGCTGGTGCGGGCGATCAAGGCCGACGCCGCCATGGCGGCACTGAAAATCATCATGCTCAGCTCGCTGGATGCCTCGGCCGATCTGCACCAGGTGACGGCGCTGGGCGTGGAATACTGCCTGACCAAGCCCGTGCGGGCGCTGGAACTGCGCCACTGCATCGAAGCCGTGGGCGGCTTCGGCACGCCGGCGCCCGCCCTGCCCGCTCCACCCGATACGGCTGTCCCGGCCACCGGCCAGGCGCCGCTGCGCATGCTGCTGGTGGAAGACAATGCGATCAACCAGGAAATCGCCCTGGCCATGCTGGAAGATACCGCTTACCAGGCCACGCCGGCCGACAACGGGCGGCGCGCGCTGGCCCTGTGGGAGCGCTACCCGTTCGATGTGATCCTGATGGATTGCCAGATGCCGGAAATGGACGGCTTCGAAGCGACGCGGCGCTTGCGCCACATGGAAGCCCAGCAAGGCCGTGAGCGCACGCCCATCATCGCCCTGACGGCCAACGCCATCCTGGGCGACCGCGAACTGTGCCTGGACGCGGGCATGGACGACTATCTCGCCAAGCCGTACACGCGCGCCGCCCTGCTGGCCGTGCTGGCCCGCTGGCGCCCGGCGTCCAGCGCGCCGGCGGCGGCGCAGACGCCGGCAGTGACGGCGCAGGCTGTCCAGAAGGCGCCGGCCGAAGCGGCCGCCATCCTCGACGCGGCCGCCCTGCAAAACCTGCGCGCCATGCGCCGTCCCGGCCGTCCCGACGTGCTGGGCCGCATCATCGACCTGTTCTACAGCGACGCCCCGCGCCTGCTGGTGCAGCTGGAAGTGGCGGCCGGGGCCAGCGACGCCGCGGCGCTGCAGCTGGCCGCGCACACGCTCAAGTCCAGCTGCGCCAACGTGGGCGCGCTGGGCTTGTCGGCCACCTGCCGTGAAATCGAACAATACGCGCGCGGCAGTGACGTCGGCGGCGCGCTGCGGCATATCCGCGGCATCCAGCAAGAACTCGACCGTGTCCTCGCCGCCCTGGCCATTGAAAAGGAAGCCCTATGA